From a single Paenibacillus sp. FSL W8-0426 genomic region:
- a CDS encoding ferrochelatase codes for MSCGIIEAGVKRPFVAAPGFITDGLETLHELGIEGREQFAQGGIIRKGTVQRFA; via the coding sequence ATGAGCTGCGGCATTATCGAAGCAGGGGTCAAACGGCCGTTCGTTGCCGCGCCGGGCTTTATAACGGATGGTTTGGAGACGCTGCATGAACTTGGCATCGAAGGGCGGGAACAATTCGCCCAAGGCGGGATAATCCGGAAGGGTACAGTACAGCGTTTTGCCTGA
- a CDS encoding energy-coupling factor transporter transmembrane component T: MQLVRNWLDKISIERIQLELMNTVYGSGHASLSRLDPRVMLIWYLFFAIAPWFIHNGTVLLGLFLLMVTTTILSRAAIFIIIILCLGLIGQVGWMFVISLFFGGSLESALPLLLLTLKLSIVSLASITVFSGMDPERIGDGLLALGMPAAFSFSMSYAYRILPVLFGEFRNIMLSYKLRGLAPPKHGWFYWRSVVYYMKLLMFSFFPLMLATAKRSRTTVEALETRGFSYGMNNPASKRLKLAHLHIAPRDIAFLTGSALYVALLFWAGRQYNIL; encoded by the coding sequence ATGCAGCTTGTCCGCAACTGGCTTGATAAAATTTCAATCGAACGCATTCAACTGGAGTTAATGAATACCGTATATGGAAGCGGGCATGCGAGCCTTTCGCGGCTTGACCCGCGGGTAATGCTGATCTGGTACCTTTTCTTTGCCATCGCGCCCTGGTTCATCCATAACGGAACGGTGCTGCTCGGATTGTTCCTGTTGATGGTCACCACGACCATTCTGTCTAGGGCAGCCATCTTTATCATCATCATTCTATGTCTTGGCCTGATTGGTCAGGTCGGCTGGATGTTCGTCATTTCACTGTTCTTTGGCGGGAGCCTGGAATCGGCGCTTCCTTTATTGCTGTTGACGCTGAAATTGTCCATCGTTTCGCTCGCCAGCATTACGGTGTTCTCGGGTATGGACCCCGAACGCATCGGGGACGGGCTGCTCGCGCTGGGCATGCCGGCCGCGTTTTCCTTCAGCATGTCGTACGCCTATCGCATCCTGCCTGTATTGTTCGGGGAGTTCCGCAACATCATGTTGTCCTACAAGCTGCGCGGCCTGGCGCCACCGAAACATGGCTGGTTTTATTGGAGATCGGTCGTTTATTACATGAAACTGCTGATGTTCTCCTTTTTCCCATTAATGCTGGCCACCGCCAAACGTTCGCGCACTACCGTTGAAGCATTGGAAACGCGCGGTTTCTCCTACGGGATGAACAACCCCGCGTCCAAACGGCTGAAGCTGGCCCACCTGCACATCGCCCCCCGCGATATTGCGTTCCTGACCGGGTCGGCGCTGTATGTGGCGCTGCTCTTCTGGGCTGGCAGACAGTATAACATTTTATAA
- a CDS encoding DinB family protein encodes MIERPTTEEYAAFYEGYIRLVPEGDVIELLEKQANTVQALLSSLTEEQGDYRYAEGKWSVKEVIGHLVDNERIMSNRLLRIARGDVTPHPGYDQDVLMQSHPFDTYTLTDLSEEYAAVRRSTILMLRHLTPEAWLRKGIVSDNTASARSIAFVLVGHELHHLSVLRDRYSVDLKL; translated from the coding sequence ATGATTGAAAGACCGACCACAGAGGAATATGCCGCTTTTTATGAAGGGTACATCCGACTTGTTCCTGAAGGCGACGTGATCGAGCTGCTGGAGAAACAAGCGAACACCGTACAAGCCTTGCTCTCCTCCTTGACGGAGGAACAAGGTGATTACCGTTACGCCGAAGGCAAATGGAGCGTGAAAGAGGTCATCGGCCACCTTGTGGACAACGAACGCATTATGAGCAACCGTTTGCTCCGCATCGCCAGAGGCGACGTCACGCCCCATCCGGGTTACGATCAGGACGTGCTCATGCAGAGCCATCCTTTCGACACGTACACGTTGACGGATCTAAGCGAAGAATATGCCGCTGTACGGCGCTCAACGATCCTCATGCTCCGTCACCTCACACCGGAAGCCTGGCTGCGTAAAGGCATCGTCAGCGATAATACGGCCTCGGCCCGGTCCATCGCCTTCGTCTTGGTTGGCCATGAGCTGCACCACTTGTCGGTGCTTCGCGATCGGTATTCGGTCGATTTGAAATTATAG
- a CDS encoding ATP-binding cassette domain-containing protein, whose translation MRKFMSFWSTKKPGECLEELHFKTGPLSGQNIHTDIERTAPRNEPSEFLDEGEVHSHEDILPSSAVDVRNVTFTYPGSAEAVLNGLTLELARGSFTAIIGGNGCGKSTMCKLFNGLIPQFYTGDFSGEVHVLGMPVEGRNVAELSRSIGYVYQDFDNQLVRPTVMDEACFAPLNYGLRNYRELGERALAMCGLEGIQDRYIWELSGGQKHLLALAGALSMDPEILIVDEPVSQLDPQHAKQIYECLKRLNTDYGKTLIVIEHHTEFIADFCHDVVLMDQGRALWKLPVQKGLNRVSDLERLGIQPPDVTRAAMAAAKVGLTVEPVGTPACATVGTIPTSYWQNGTAPFPVTVEEAAIYFAERYILEARASRTTPDEATASDLSGQANHPKADREGYDASIAPLVRFNDTRLRYRGLGKQEHEVLRGINISLHEGERVALIGNNGAGKSSLLKLIAGIHLPQEGSVTVLGEKTNRSSMEHLAGKVAYIFQQSAEMFIQDSVRKEVGYYLKARGMKDADSRIAHMLDRFRLIDLQDRDARLLSGGQQRRVTLAIGAAMHPRLMLLDEPTANLDMATREELIGVLAELDEHVRTTVIATHDMQLVTQWASRVIVLHNGRVEADGTPADIFSDAALLRRAGLALTQIMELSHRLNMPGLCPTAEAFAARLLPLNHAEPLKKEAHHAACPQLA comes from the coding sequence ATGCGTAAATTCATGTCATTCTGGAGCACAAAGAAACCCGGTGAGTGCTTGGAGGAGCTTCACTTCAAAACGGGGCCCCTTTCTGGCCAAAACATCCATACCGACATCGAAAGGACTGCCCCGCGGAACGAGCCAAGCGAGTTTCTGGATGAAGGGGAGGTGCACTCTCACGAGGATATCCTTCCCTCCAGTGCCGTGGACGTTCGGAACGTAACCTTTACCTATCCCGGCTCTGCGGAGGCTGTCCTGAACGGACTGACACTTGAACTGGCACGGGGCAGCTTCACGGCTATCATCGGAGGCAACGGATGCGGCAAATCCACCATGTGCAAGCTGTTCAACGGTCTGATTCCCCAATTCTATACGGGGGATTTCTCAGGAGAAGTCCATGTGCTTGGCATGCCGGTCGAAGGGCGGAACGTGGCCGAACTTTCCCGCAGCATCGGTTACGTTTATCAGGATTTCGATAATCAACTCGTACGTCCGACCGTAATGGATGAAGCCTGTTTTGCGCCGCTCAATTACGGTTTGCGCAACTACCGCGAACTCGGCGAACGCGCTCTCGCGATGTGCGGGCTCGAAGGAATCCAAGACCGTTACATCTGGGAACTGAGCGGCGGGCAAAAGCATCTGCTCGCTCTCGCTGGTGCACTTTCGATGGACCCGGAAATCCTGATCGTGGATGAACCGGTTTCCCAACTGGACCCGCAGCATGCCAAACAGATCTACGAGTGCCTGAAACGGCTGAACACCGATTATGGCAAAACGCTGATCGTTATTGAACATCATACCGAGTTTATCGCGGATTTTTGCCATGATGTCGTGTTGATGGATCAGGGGCGTGCCTTATGGAAGCTGCCTGTTCAGAAGGGCCTTAACCGCGTAAGCGATTTGGAGCGGCTGGGGATTCAGCCGCCGGATGTTACCCGGGCAGCTATGGCTGCCGCCAAAGTTGGCTTGACCGTAGAACCCGTTGGGACACCAGCGTGTGCCACCGTCGGTACGATACCAACTTCCTACTGGCAGAATGGAACGGCGCCGTTCCCTGTCACCGTGGAGGAGGCAGCCATTTACTTTGCCGAGCGGTACATACTGGAAGCCCGTGCTTCACGAACAACGCCGGACGAGGCGACCGCTTCCGACTTGTCCGGGCAGGCCAACCATCCCAAGGCGGATCGTGAAGGGTATGATGCGTCCATAGCTCCACTGGTTCGCTTTAACGACACGCGTTTGCGATACAGGGGCCTTGGCAAACAGGAGCATGAGGTGCTTCGCGGCATAAATATTTCATTGCATGAAGGAGAACGGGTCGCGCTCATCGGCAACAACGGTGCAGGGAAATCCTCTCTCCTGAAATTGATTGCGGGTATTCATCTGCCCCAGGAAGGCAGCGTGACTGTGCTGGGGGAAAAGACGAATCGCTCTTCCATGGAACATCTAGCGGGAAAAGTGGCTTACATCTTCCAACAGTCGGCCGAGATGTTCATTCAGGACAGCGTCCGCAAGGAGGTCGGCTACTACTTGAAGGCTCGCGGCATGAAAGATGCCGATTCACGTATTGCCCATATGCTCGATCGGTTTCGACTGATTGATCTGCAGGATCGCGATGCGCGCCTGCTTAGCGGCGGACAGCAGCGCCGCGTCACCTTGGCCATCGGTGCAGCGATGCACCCCCGCCTGATGCTGCTGGACGAACCCACCGCCAATTTGGACATGGCTACACGCGAGGAACTGATTGGGGTGCTCGCCGAGCTGGATGAGCATGTGCGAACCACGGTCATCGCCACGCATGACATGCAGCTGGTCACCCAATGGGCCAGCCGCGTCATTGTGCTGCACAATGGACGAGTCGAAGCGGATGGAACGCCTGCCGACATTTTCTCCGATGCAGCGCTGCTTCGCCGGGCCGGTCTGGCGCTTACCCAAATTATGGAGCTGTCGCACCGCCTGAACATGCCTGGGCTTTGTCCAACGGCAGAGGCTTTTGCTGCCCGGCTGCTGCCATTGAACCATGCTGAACCGCTGAAAAAGGAGGCACATCATGCAGCTTGTCCGCAACTGGCTTGA
- a CDS encoding ferritin-like domain-containing protein, which yields MSHLNNEFYPYYAAHLSYTSYPYGYPAQAYYGYAYYGDMRQETASSYKTLEEALALIQKAVEGEKEDEMFYDYLISVAPSDEEKEIIESIRDDERKHNRMFRQIYQHFTGRVIAAPESVPFEKPASYIDGVRKALFGELAAVERYRDIRAGLPDRYYRDMLFEIITDEIKHATKYNYLLTLDTRRALQN from the coding sequence ATGAGTCATCTGAACAACGAGTTTTATCCTTATTATGCTGCGCATTTGTCTTACACCTCTTATCCTTATGGTTACCCTGCCCAAGCTTACTATGGTTACGCCTATTATGGCGATATGCGGCAGGAAACGGCGTCGTCCTACAAAACGTTGGAAGAGGCACTGGCGTTGATCCAAAAAGCGGTCGAGGGTGAGAAAGAGGACGAAATGTTCTACGATTACCTGATCTCGGTCGCTCCTTCGGATGAGGAAAAGGAAATCATCGAGAGCATTCGCGACGACGAACGCAAGCATAACCGCATGTTCCGCCAGATTTATCAGCATTTTACGGGCCGGGTCATCGCCGCGCCTGAAAGCGTGCCGTTCGAGAAGCCGGCGTCGTACATTGACGGGGTCCGCAAGGCGCTCTTTGGAGAGCTGGCTGCGGTGGAACGCTATCGGGATATTCGGGCAGGGCTTCCAGACCGTTACTACAGAGATATGCTGTTTGAGATCATTACGGATGAAATCAAACATGCCACTAAGTACAATTACCTCTTAACCTTGGATACGCGGCGGGCACTACAAAATTAA
- a CDS encoding PHP-associated domain-containing protein — protein sequence MRIDLHTHGKLSKNSDFSVDYFTEMVHEARTNGLDALALTEHFNTRHFYDVYENLDRLYPYNGEYYDADGLRIFPGMEVDIAETGHILLIGQKEHILAVRGALENYTAKGSFIPFADLLDLAEARPLLKIGAHPFRESTPLHSLDRALLARLDAFDLNAKDMYKVGIQATRDQVGQFAESLGKPVTAGSDTHQCLQYGSVFNVLNRSAGSNAELKELILAGAYSIEISDDLLLRVKASVMLKKLMKRLAKLEAARFQEA from the coding sequence ATGCGCATTGACCTGCACACTCACGGCAAATTATCCAAAAACTCTGATTTCTCCGTCGATTATTTCACGGAAATGGTTCATGAAGCCAGAACGAACGGACTTGACGCGCTCGCGCTGACCGAGCATTTCAATACCCGCCATTTCTATGATGTCTACGAAAATCTGGATCGACTCTACCCGTACAATGGGGAATATTACGATGCAGACGGGCTGCGCATCTTTCCCGGCATGGAAGTGGACATCGCGGAAACCGGACATATTCTGCTCATCGGCCAAAAGGAACATATTCTCGCCGTGCGCGGCGCATTGGAAAACTATACGGCCAAAGGGTCATTCATTCCTTTTGCCGACCTGCTCGACCTGGCCGAAGCCCGGCCCCTGCTGAAAATCGGGGCGCATCCGTTCCGAGAGTCCACCCCGCTGCATTCACTGGATCGTGCGTTGCTTGCACGCCTGGATGCCTTTGACCTGAACGCCAAGGACATGTACAAAGTCGGCATCCAGGCCACTCGCGATCAAGTCGGGCAATTCGCCGAATCGCTTGGCAAACCGGTAACGGCCGGCAGCGACACCCATCAATGCCTGCAATACGGCAGTGTATTTAATGTGCTGAATCGTTCCGCCGGCTCAAACGCCGAGCTGAAGGAACTGATTTTGGCAGGGGCCTATTCGATTGAAATCTCCGACGATCTGCTGCTTCGCGTCAAAGCTTCCGTCATGCTCAAAAAGCTGATGAAACGCCTTGCCAAGCTGGAAGCAGCCCGTTTCCAGGAGGCTTAA